The Tachypleus tridentatus isolate NWPU-2018 chromosome 5, ASM421037v1, whole genome shotgun sequence genome includes a window with the following:
- the LOC143251240 gene encoding ras-related protein Rab-5C-like: METSAKTAMNVNDIFLAIAKKLPKNEQLASGLPGHGRRGVDLSENQQQTSSGCCK, translated from the exons ATGGAGACTTCTGCGAAGACAGCTATGAatgtaaatgatatatttttggcTATAG cTAAGAAGTTACCTAAAAATGAACAGTTGGCTAGTGGTTTACCTGGGCATGGAAGACGAGGGGTGGATTTGAgtgaaaaccaacaacaaaccaGCAGTGGATGTTGCAAGTGA